A window of the Streptomyces sp. Ag109_O5-10 genome harbors these coding sequences:
- a CDS encoding serine hydrolase: MPSLRTLVAIPVSLALLFAPLMSGSASSAEARNPLLSQFVIKGGAPAAALLDRDGDDVRYAGAGKGIARADHFRAGSITKTFIATVVLQLAAEHRLALSDSVERYLPELLRGHGVDGRKITLRALLSHTAGLADFTTVTRGAVPLAPPQAVRLALALPSTGLGHYAYSSTDYVVLGMVIRQVTGHSYATEVRQRIITPLRLTGTSFPGARTSLPSPHGRAYASDGSDATELDPRVAGAAGELVTTLDDLDRFYAALLDGELLPPRRLREMLDTRAAHGVYGLGIFPVKLPCGTTVWGHNGRIAGSYVRSAASIGGRHVLTFRVNTTALADPALEPALLAAEFCPRNG, translated from the coding sequence ATGCCGTCGCTTCGGACACTGGTGGCCATACCGGTCTCTCTTGCCCTGCTGTTCGCCCCGCTGATGTCCGGTTCCGCCTCCTCCGCGGAAGCCAGGAACCCGCTCCTGTCACAGTTCGTCATCAAAGGCGGAGCACCGGCCGCCGCGCTTCTGGACCGCGACGGCGACGACGTCCGCTATGCGGGCGCCGGCAAAGGCATCGCCCGTGCCGACCACTTCCGGGCCGGCAGCATCACGAAGACGTTCATCGCCACCGTCGTCCTGCAACTGGCCGCGGAACACCGCCTCGCCCTCTCCGACTCCGTGGAGCGGTATCTGCCGGAACTGCTGCGCGGGCACGGCGTCGACGGACGGAAAATCACCCTGCGGGCCCTGCTCAGCCACACCGCCGGGCTCGCCGACTTCACCACGGTCACCCGGGGGGCCGTCCCGCTGGCCCCGCCTCAGGCCGTACGCCTCGCGCTCGCCCTCCCTTCGACCGGGCTGGGGCACTACGCGTACTCCAGCACCGACTACGTCGTGCTCGGCATGGTCATCCGTCAGGTCACCGGGCACTCCTACGCCACCGAGGTCCGGCAACGCATCATCACCCCCCTCCGTCTCACGGGCACCTCCTTCCCCGGTGCCCGCACCTCACTGCCCTCCCCGCACGGCCGCGCCTACGCGTCCGACGGCTCCGACGCCACCGAGCTCGACCCGCGCGTGGCCGGCGCGGCGGGTGAGCTGGTGACCACGCTCGACGACCTGGACCGCTTCTACGCGGCGCTGCTGGACGGCGAGCTGCTGCCCCCGCGCCGGCTGCGCGAAATGCTCGACACCCGTGCCGCACATGGCGTGTACGGCCTGGGAATCTTTCCTGTGAAGCTGCCGTGCGGGACCACGGTGTGGGGACACAACGGCCGGATCGCGGGCAGCTACGTGCGGAGCGCTGCCTCGATCGGCGGCCGGCATGTCCTCAC